One segment of Burkholderiaceae bacterium DAT-1 DNA contains the following:
- the bcsZ gene encoding cellulase: MNWRRAWKQLALTTCAVFGVQGAECSEWAGWIQYRDALMEPSGRIVDPGDARKITTSEGQSYGLFFALVAGDRKSFDLILKWTEDNLSRADLTSNLPAWLWGKKDSGEWAVIDSNAASDADVLIAYTLLEAGRLWHIPRYEALGKLLARRILKDEVKELPGLGPVLLPGPVGFELKAGERWKLNPSYLQPSILKALAVRHPGSIWSQVYRSSVRILQETATKGFAPDWVEYRAKEGFQPDEKDGVEGSYNAIRVYMWVGLMDKSENDSKLLAKRFAPMAEEVKRQGVPPRVVNAQTGALVDGTGPVGFSAAVIPLLRALDEKEALQSQVDRLIARPPARDAYYDHSLTLFGQGAVEGRFAFQADGSLITAWQHCKPSLPR, translated from the coding sequence ATGAACTGGCGACGTGCCTGGAAGCAGCTAGCCCTGACTACCTGCGCGGTGTTCGGTGTACAGGGGGCAGAGTGCAGCGAGTGGGCTGGATGGATTCAATATCGTGATGCGCTCATGGAGCCGTCAGGACGCATTGTCGATCCGGGGGATGCTCGCAAAATAACGACCTCGGAAGGTCAGTCATACGGATTGTTCTTCGCGCTGGTGGCAGGAGATCGCAAGTCGTTTGATCTCATTCTCAAATGGACCGAGGACAATCTCTCTCGGGCAGATCTGACCTCCAATTTGCCCGCATGGTTGTGGGGGAAAAAAGACAGCGGCGAGTGGGCGGTGATTGATAGCAATGCTGCGAGTGACGCAGACGTGCTGATCGCCTATACCTTGCTAGAAGCAGGACGACTTTGGCATATCCCGCGATATGAAGCACTGGGTAAATTGCTTGCGCGCCGCATCCTGAAGGATGAGGTCAAAGAGTTGCCTGGACTTGGCCCGGTTCTGCTCCCAGGCCCTGTCGGGTTCGAGTTGAAAGCAGGTGAGCGGTGGAAACTCAATCCGAGTTATCTGCAACCCTCTATCCTGAAGGCACTCGCCGTGCGGCATCCTGGTTCAATTTGGTCGCAAGTGTATCGCAGCAGCGTACGTATCTTGCAGGAAACAGCGACCAAAGGATTTGCGCCTGATTGGGTGGAGTACCGTGCTAAAGAAGGTTTTCAACCCGATGAGAAAGATGGCGTAGAGGGAAGCTATAACGCGATCCGCGTCTACATGTGGGTCGGGTTGATGGACAAGTCGGAGAACGATAGCAAACTACTCGCTAAACGATTTGCCCCCATGGCAGAAGAGGTAAAGCGGCAGGGCGTACCGCCACGCGTGGTGAATGCGCAAACAGGGGCGCTTGTTGATGGCACTGGCCCTGTGGGGTTCTCGGCTGCGGTGATCCCCTTATTGCGCGCACTAGACGAAAAAGAGGCATTGCAGTCTCAGGTTGACCGACTCATTGCACGTCCGCCCGCCCGTGATGCTTACTATGATCATTCCCTTACCTTATTTGGACAAGGGGCGGTTGAAGGACGATTCGCTTTTCAAGCTGATGGATCATTGATAACAGCATGGCAACATTGCAAACCTTCCTTACCCCGATAG
- a CDS encoding cellulose biosynthesis cyclic di-GMP-binding regulatory protein BcsB, producing the protein MAEILKRLLAKAGLLICALAVHAADGDLPKEGERYFSIEMTHAASVEALRDSARQLGTFQWLRAVKTGNGYAMRGGFWKDRKSADTQLATVQKRFPDAVIVPSQYLRDMMIPLEVMPAAMEARAVNLTFQSLGVASAMNLRGVEGSGSVGFGLRQDEVVNRAKLHLKYEYSPALLPALSHLKVYVNDEVIGVVPFPANYQRGQQLADLEIDPRYFSNYNTIRVQLIGHYSMDCEDPTHSSLWATVSSGSSIDLAVQSLHPANDLAQLPAPFFDRFDNRRVEVSLALPVHPSHTIVRSAGVLASWFGTLAKYRDARFKVLGDAIPKGNALVMATPSNAPAFMHDWLLANPVTGPAIAIIPNPADLRSKLLLILGRNDAELAKAADALVLGQVTLSGTWANVREVRYGDPRKPYDAPNWMPTNRPVKFSELVDSPYQLQATGHAPDPLRINMRMPPDLLPWRNRGVPLDLRYRYTPPSDADNSTLSISLNEQFVQSFRLKAQNAAGGRTLTLPLLDDGSASERDQLRIPSFKLSGNNQLQAAFRLDFVRKHACQNTALDNSKAALDPDSTVDFSDLPHFTTLPNLAFFANTAFPFSRMADLSETAIVIPENPDTPTIETLLFVMGRMGIAVGFPSIRYTLVNPDQLDSVKNKDLVWIAQTGLDPKLHAWGESLPALIEGQRKWFATPYRYPDKLDPVDKVIQGGGSQRSALTDMNTNGHFGAVIGFESPLKSGRSIVALSVSDPQSWGLVQDALEKRDMIEQVHGDVALVRAQQVESFQLGKNYDVGSLPWWMYVWIFLSRHPLVLAVLGLMSGLLMGGFAYIALRRVAIRRLSGKG; encoded by the coding sequence ATGGCTGAAATCCTGAAACGACTACTGGCCAAAGCAGGCTTGCTGATTTGCGCACTTGCGGTGCATGCAGCGGATGGTGACTTGCCCAAAGAGGGGGAACGTTACTTTTCGATAGAGATGACGCATGCGGCCAGCGTTGAGGCATTGCGCGACTCTGCGCGGCAGCTCGGTACATTTCAGTGGCTGCGTGCGGTTAAAACCGGTAATGGCTATGCGATGCGTGGCGGTTTCTGGAAAGATCGCAAAAGTGCGGATACGCAGTTAGCTACCGTGCAAAAGCGATTTCCCGATGCTGTGATCGTGCCCTCACAATACTTACGCGACATGATGATTCCACTGGAGGTGATGCCTGCCGCAATGGAAGCGCGAGCCGTGAATCTAACTTTTCAGTCGCTCGGTGTGGCATCCGCAATGAATCTGCGGGGCGTAGAGGGTAGTGGCAGCGTAGGCTTTGGATTGCGGCAAGACGAAGTAGTGAACCGTGCGAAGCTTCATTTGAAATACGAATATTCCCCTGCCTTATTACCCGCGTTGTCGCATCTTAAAGTGTACGTCAATGATGAGGTGATTGGCGTCGTTCCGTTCCCTGCAAATTATCAGCGTGGACAACAGCTGGCTGATCTTGAGATTGATCCGCGTTATTTCAGTAATTACAACACCATTCGTGTGCAGTTGATCGGCCATTACAGCATGGACTGCGAGGATCCGACCCATTCCAGTTTGTGGGCAACCGTTAGTTCCGGCAGTAGCATTGATCTTGCTGTCCAGTCTTTGCACCCTGCAAATGATCTCGCTCAGTTACCCGCCCCCTTTTTTGATCGCTTCGACAATCGACGGGTAGAGGTTTCACTGGCGTTGCCCGTTCATCCCTCTCACACAATCGTGCGCTCGGCGGGCGTGCTTGCCTCTTGGTTTGGGACACTGGCCAAATATCGCGATGCGCGATTTAAGGTACTTGGGGATGCTATTCCCAAAGGAAATGCGCTGGTAATGGCAACGCCATCCAATGCGCCCGCTTTTATGCATGACTGGTTGCTGGCAAATCCCGTGACCGGACCTGCGATTGCTATTATTCCCAACCCGGCTGACCTTCGCAGCAAGCTTCTGCTGATTTTGGGTCGCAATGATGCGGAATTGGCGAAAGCGGCTGACGCCTTGGTGCTGGGCCAGGTGACGTTATCGGGTACGTGGGCCAATGTGCGCGAGGTGCGTTATGGCGATCCGCGCAAACCTTACGATGCACCAAACTGGATGCCAACAAATCGGCCGGTAAAATTTAGCGAGCTGGTAGATTCACCGTACCAATTACAGGCAACCGGACATGCTCCGGATCCATTGCGCATCAATATGCGTATGCCGCCAGATTTGCTTCCTTGGCGGAATCGCGGAGTGCCGCTCGATTTGCGTTATCGCTATACCCCGCCAAGTGATGCGGACAATTCAACCTTGTCGATTAGTTTGAATGAGCAATTTGTGCAGTCGTTCCGGCTGAAGGCACAAAACGCAGCGGGAGGACGGACACTCACCCTCCCATTGCTGGACGACGGCTCAGCCAGCGAACGTGATCAATTGCGCATCCCCTCGTTCAAACTGAGTGGGAATAATCAGCTGCAGGCGGCCTTCAGGCTCGATTTTGTGCGTAAACATGCCTGCCAGAATACAGCCCTGGACAATAGCAAGGCGGCATTAGACCCAGATTCAACCGTGGATTTTTCTGATTTGCCGCATTTCACCACCTTACCTAATCTGGCCTTTTTTGCAAATACAGCGTTTCCTTTCAGCAGGATGGCAGACTTATCGGAAACCGCTATTGTCATACCGGAAAACCCGGATACGCCAACCATTGAGACACTGCTGTTTGTGATGGGGCGTATGGGAATTGCCGTTGGCTTTCCATCCATACGATACACGCTGGTGAATCCAGACCAGTTGGATAGCGTAAAAAACAAGGATCTGGTGTGGATTGCCCAAACCGGACTGGATCCTAAACTTCACGCTTGGGGCGAGTCTCTGCCTGCGCTCATTGAAGGGCAGCGCAAATGGTTTGCTACCCCCTACAGATATCCGGACAAACTCGATCCGGTCGATAAGGTGATTCAAGGGGGAGGAAGCCAGCGGTCTGCGCTGACAGATATGAATACCAATGGCCATTTTGGTGCGGTCATCGGGTTCGAGTCGCCACTGAAGTCTGGCAGGAGCATCGTGGCGCTAAGCGTCAGTGATCCTCAGTCCTGGGGTTTGGTACAGGATGCGCTCGAGAAGCGGGATATGATCGAGCAAGTGCATGGTGATGTCGCTTTGGTACGGGCGCAGCAAGTCGAAAGTTTTCAACTCGGGAAAAACTATGATGTGGGCAGCCTGCCATGGTGGATGTATGTATGGATTTTCTTGTCCAGACATCCACTGGTGCTGGCTGTTCTCGGATTGATGTCCGGGCTACTCATGGGTGGATTCGCTTATATCGCTCTGCGACGCGTTGCAATCAGACGCCTGTCGGGGAAGGGGTGA
- the bcsA gene encoding UDP-forming cellulose synthase catalytic subunit: MNPRARLAAILMAFRQWICAGVSVQSDAPWRLIIWRLFILPPASAEAIARDPVLRWGLIFHRVIAQELGIPPGTPPGRWLWRLFFLTPARKLPWIPAPVRWLAVEPVRIFWRWIDRIDYERLARHLDAVTPVLASHHPWQRAGLLMLASLGLWVTISTPLSPIEQVVLALIMWLVTLIVGRIPREQGVTLMIALSLTASSRYLLWRLTETMEVETSMDRFLAWVLFLAEGYAWLILVLGFLQTAMPLKRRPVVMPADVRQWPKVDIFVPTYNEPLHVVRPTVLAAMSQDWPADKFNVYILDDGRREQFREFAREAGCGYIIRPDNHHAKAGNLNHALKLTDGEVVAIFDCDHIPTRSFLQMTVGCFIEDPKCVMVQTPHHFFSADPFERNLGTFRNVPNEGELFYGVIQDGNDLWNATFFCGSCAVIRKKPLLEVGGIAVETVTEDAHTALKLHRRGYRTAYINLAQAAGLATESLSGHIGQRIRWARGMAQIFRIDNPFLGKGLHWMQRVCYANAMLHFFYGIPRLVFLTAPLGYLFFQAHIIETNTASLACYVIPHILLANLTNSRIQGKHRHSFWSEVYEAVLAWYVARPTTLAFINPRIGKFNVTAKGGLIEEDFFDWTISRPYLILLLANLVGLILGCFRLFYWNTFEIDTVLLNMIWTVYNLAILGATLGVAMESRQVRVSHRIAIRLPAVLSLSNGRTLACETEDYSEGGLGLTIPAGMDIPDGALVSITLTASDNEYVFPARVSIYRASRLGLRFENLTMEEERNLVQCTFGRADAWVRWSEGREADKPLTALKEILFFSLQGYRRFPGFVWQRLSIEWRNGRSVINKFWFRWANG; the protein is encoded by the coding sequence ATGAATCCGCGTGCGCGACTTGCCGCGATCCTGATGGCTTTTCGCCAGTGGATCTGTGCAGGCGTATCGGTGCAAAGTGATGCGCCTTGGCGCTTGATCATCTGGCGACTCTTCATTTTGCCCCCCGCATCCGCTGAGGCGATTGCGCGCGATCCGGTATTGCGCTGGGGTTTAATCTTTCATCGCGTCATCGCTCAGGAGTTAGGCATTCCACCGGGAACTCCGCCCGGGCGTTGGCTGTGGCGACTCTTTTTTTTGACACCCGCACGCAAGTTGCCGTGGATCCCTGCGCCGGTGCGCTGGCTGGCGGTGGAACCTGTCCGCATCTTTTGGCGCTGGATCGATCGGATCGATTACGAGCGACTGGCCAGGCATCTGGATGCAGTGACTCCCGTGCTAGCGTCGCATCACCCCTGGCAGCGCGCGGGCTTGCTAATGCTGGCTAGTTTGGGCCTCTGGGTGACGATCTCGACACCGCTGAGTCCGATAGAGCAGGTTGTGCTGGCACTGATCATGTGGCTGGTCACATTAATTGTGGGGCGAATTCCACGTGAGCAGGGTGTCACGCTGATGATTGCGTTATCACTTACCGCTTCATCGCGCTACTTGCTCTGGCGATTGACTGAAACCATGGAAGTCGAAACCAGCATGGATCGTTTCCTCGCGTGGGTGCTGTTTCTGGCGGAGGGCTATGCGTGGCTGATATTGGTGCTGGGTTTTTTGCAAACCGCCATGCCACTCAAACGCAGGCCCGTGGTGATGCCGGCGGATGTTCGCCAATGGCCCAAGGTGGACATATTTGTACCAACCTATAACGAACCGTTGCATGTCGTCAGACCGACCGTACTCGCCGCCATGAGCCAGGATTGGCCTGCGGACAAGTTCAATGTCTACATTCTTGATGATGGCAGGCGAGAACAATTCCGCGAATTTGCCCGGGAGGCGGGCTGTGGCTACATCATTCGCCCAGATAATCATCATGCCAAGGCGGGCAATCTGAATCATGCGCTGAAACTCACTGACGGTGAGGTAGTGGCGATTTTCGATTGCGATCATATTCCAACCCGATCCTTTTTGCAGATGACGGTTGGCTGCTTTATCGAAGATCCGAAATGCGTCATGGTGCAGACGCCACATCATTTCTTTTCGGCTGACCCGTTCGAACGTAATCTGGGTACATTCCGCAATGTACCAAATGAAGGTGAATTGTTTTACGGCGTGATTCAGGACGGCAATGATCTTTGGAATGCGACTTTTTTCTGCGGTTCGTGCGCGGTGATCAGGAAAAAACCGCTGCTGGAGGTAGGGGGCATTGCGGTCGAGACAGTGACCGAAGATGCCCATACAGCACTCAAACTACATCGTCGCGGATACCGAACAGCCTATATCAATTTGGCGCAGGCTGCTGGCTTGGCAACAGAAAGTCTATCAGGACATATTGGCCAGCGTATCCGCTGGGCCCGTGGCATGGCGCAGATTTTTCGGATCGATAATCCATTTTTGGGCAAAGGACTGCACTGGATGCAGCGTGTATGCTACGCCAATGCCATGCTGCATTTTTTCTATGGCATTCCGCGCCTTGTATTTCTGACTGCGCCACTGGGGTATCTGTTTTTTCAGGCACATATCATTGAGACTAATACGGCGTCACTTGCCTGCTATGTGATTCCGCATATTCTGCTGGCCAATCTGACGAACTCGCGTATCCAAGGCAAGCATCGCCATTCTTTCTGGTCTGAGGTATACGAGGCTGTTCTCGCCTGGTATGTCGCACGGCCAACCACATTGGCATTCATCAATCCCAGAATCGGCAAATTTAATGTAACCGCCAAGGGGGGATTGATTGAGGAAGACTTCTTTGACTGGACGATTTCCCGCCCCTATCTCATTTTATTGCTGGCCAACCTGGTCGGGTTGATTTTGGGATGTTTCAGACTGTTTTACTGGAATACCTTTGAAATCGATACGGTATTGTTGAACATGATCTGGACCGTCTATAACCTTGCGATTCTGGGGGCAACACTGGGCGTCGCCATGGAATCCAGGCAGGTACGCGTGTCGCATCGGATTGCTATCCGTTTGCCGGCCGTATTGAGTCTATCCAATGGACGAACCCTTGCATGTGAAACCGAGGATTACTCGGAAGGGGGATTGGGGCTGACGATTCCTGCCGGGATGGATATTCCGGATGGTGCGCTGGTCTCGATCACGCTGACCGCATCAGACAATGAATATGTGTTTCCGGCACGTGTGTCGATATATCGTGCCAGTCGACTGGGATTACGTTTTGAAAATCTGACGATGGAAGAAGAACGTAATCTAGTGCAATGTACATTTGGCCGGGCAGATGCATGGGTTCGCTGGTCGGAAGGACGGGAAGCAGACAAGCCGCTGACGGCACTGAAAGAGATTCTGTTTTTCAGCCTTCAGGGCTACCGGCGTTTCCCGGGTTTCGTTTGGCAGCGACTCTCTATTGAATGGCGGAATGGGCGCAGTGTGATCAATAAATTCTGGTTCAGGTGGGCAAATGGCTGA
- the yhjQ gene encoding cellulose synthase operon protein YhjQ has translation MSSDTRTLFSRIGKAFPTYRGFRPAHNADEARQSSLLKDAGIRAPASIDEGTREFVAPPQHWIDFATRDTHVVTVSSVTGGMGRSTILASLASIISDGGIDVLVIDFDPCNVLSQYLGVPAGYRDGIVRRVVDGDDWMKAGLRCATHLQLLPFGYADIGEIRRFEQAMLLRPDWLRERVAEIEFPGRAIILIDAPPLPSLFAQQAIRAATLNAGVLRPDAGAPLRLARMDEWFKGEGMPYPDPIIMSGFHPAQHLHASVADLLRLQLKRRLAPFPIHHDSAVPEAMAAEIAVVDFAPHSQVAHDIQGLASALLADISARALEARG, from the coding sequence ATGAGTAGTGACACTAGGACACTTTTCTCTCGCATTGGCAAGGCATTCCCGACCTACCGTGGTTTCCGGCCGGCTCACAATGCGGATGAGGCGAGACAGTCGTCTTTACTCAAAGATGCGGGCATTCGTGCGCCGGCATCGATTGACGAAGGAACGCGAGAGTTTGTTGCTCCTCCGCAACATTGGATCGATTTTGCAACACGAGATACACATGTTGTAACAGTCAGTAGTGTGACTGGCGGGATGGGGCGCAGCACCATTCTGGCGAGTCTTGCTTCGATCATCTCTGATGGCGGCATTGATGTTCTGGTGATCGATTTTGACCCGTGCAATGTGCTGAGCCAGTATCTGGGCGTACCGGCAGGTTATCGCGATGGCATCGTCAGACGCGTGGTGGATGGCGATGACTGGATGAAAGCCGGATTACGCTGCGCTACACATCTGCAGTTGCTGCCATTTGGTTATGCCGACATCGGAGAGATCCGACGTTTCGAGCAGGCAATGCTGCTCCGACCGGACTGGCTGCGTGAACGTGTTGCGGAGATTGAATTTCCTGGGCGCGCCATTATTCTGATCGATGCACCTCCTTTGCCATCATTGTTTGCCCAGCAGGCTATTCGAGCTGCAACGCTCAACGCAGGCGTGTTGCGACCCGATGCAGGTGCACCGTTGCGCCTAGCACGGATGGATGAATGGTTTAAGGGCGAAGGCATGCCCTATCCAGATCCAATTATCATGAGCGGATTTCATCCCGCCCAGCATTTGCATGCCTCTGTCGCTGACTTGCTGCGCCTTCAGCTTAAGCGGCGTCTTGCACCATTTCCGATTCATCACGACAGCGCGGTTCCTGAAGCCATGGCTGCCGAAATTGCGGTGGTCGATTTTGCGCCACACAGTCAGGTAGCACACGATATACAAGGTCTGGCAAGTGCTTTGCTTGCAGATATTTCAGCTCGGGCACTGGAGGCAAGAGGATGA